In BD1-7 clade bacterium, one genomic interval encodes:
- a CDS encoding DNA-binding protein produces the protein MNKDINYQNNPLHGLGLKSMLIELIDHYGFEILFAYLGINCFKTNPSIESSEKFLKKTDWAREKVESFYMYEYKNLPRASREQFELPPRDRIVPNDQTPGEPAELSLEDAERLREKRAKKAAEHRGGQRESNSPYGRSDRDSKQPYKQKPRRESSDDSGASSTPVDPWGKWK, from the coding sequence ATGAACAAAGACATCAACTATCAGAATAACCCGCTACACGGGCTGGGCCTGAAAAGCATGTTGATCGAACTCATTGATCACTACGGTTTTGAAATTCTATTCGCCTATCTGGGCATCAATTGTTTTAAAACCAACCCAAGCATCGAATCCAGCGAGAAGTTTTTAAAGAAAACGGATTGGGCACGTGAAAAGGTTGAGTCATTTTACATGTACGAGTACAAGAATCTGCCACGTGCCTCACGGGAACAGTTTGAACTCCCTCCCCGCGACAGAATCGTGCCCAACGACCAAACACCGGGTGAACCGGCCGAACTGAGCTTAGAAGACGCTGAACGACTGCGAGAAAAACGTGCGAAAAAAGCAGCCGAACACCGCGGCGGCCAACGGGAGAGTAACTCGCCTTACGGCCGAAGCGACAGAGACAGCAAACAACCCTACAAACAAAAGCCTCGCAGAGAGTCATCAGACGACAGTGGCGCGTCATCAACACCTGTCGACCCGTGGGGAAAGTGGAAATAA
- a CDS encoding Putative O-methyltransferase, producing the protein MKKKETLDKAHKGILSVNPDIHQYVLDHSLREHPVLRELRDVTSAHPRAIMQISPDQGQFMALLTQLTGAKRCIELGVFTGYSALAVALALPSDGYILACDIAEDTTAIARDYWQRADVNQKIDLHIGPATDTLTNAIKTGEAGTYDMAFIDADKPAYNKYYELCLELLRPGGLMILDNMLLFGEVLEDSVDVRDEASVVAIRALNKKIHADERVDISLLSIADGVYLVRKR; encoded by the coding sequence ATGAAAAAGAAAGAAACTCTCGATAAGGCGCACAAAGGCATTCTCAGCGTTAACCCCGACATCCATCAATACGTGCTAGACCATTCATTGCGTGAACACCCGGTGCTTCGGGAACTGCGTGACGTTACCTCTGCGCACCCACGTGCCATCATGCAGATTTCACCCGATCAAGGTCAATTCATGGCCTTGCTTACTCAGCTAACCGGCGCAAAACGTTGTATCGAGCTCGGCGTATTTACCGGCTACAGCGCATTAGCCGTCGCTCTCGCACTACCCAGCGACGGATATATACTCGCCTGTGATATCGCTGAAGACACCACAGCGATCGCTCGCGACTACTGGCAACGTGCCGATGTGAACCAAAAAATCGACCTGCATATCGGCCCCGCAACCGACACGCTCACTAACGCCATAAAAACAGGCGAGGCCGGCACCTACGACATGGCTTTTATCGACGCTGATAAACCTGCCTATAACAAATATTATGAGCTTTGTCTTGAACTGCTGCGCCCAGGCGGGTTAATGATACTCGACAACATGCTGCTATTTGGTGAAGTGCTGGAAGACTCTGTAGATGTACGCGATGAAGCGTCAGTTGTTGCCATTCGTGCGCTCAACAAAAAGATTCATGCTGATGAACGAGTGGATATATCTCTGTTGAGTATTGCTGATGGTGTTTATCTGGTACGCAAACGATAA